The Saprospiraceae bacterium genome includes a window with the following:
- a CDS encoding glycosyl hydrolase family 17 — MKPIYSVLLTVFLILSCNVTQKVKNRSESMTAEQILGNPHYQAISYGGYRQKSRDIQPTISELKEDLKIMYAMGFRILRTYNVHLAEASNLLRAIREMKTENPHFEMYVMLGAWIDCKNAWSHLPVDHNQESENNEIEIQRAIELTNQYPEIVKVFAIGNEAMVKWASSYYVQPWIILKWVNHLQDFKKQGKLPKDLWITSSDNFASWGGGSDDYHIDDLKKLIQAVDYISLHTYPMHDTHYHPDFWGVKTSESSLSDREKVDATMLRARDYAIHQYQNVVRYMKSLGINKPVHLGETGWATQSSEHYGDTGSKATDEYKSAKYYKLMRDWSDTNKVTCFYFEAFDEQWKDAANPSGSENHFGLINLKSQAKYAIWDLVDKGVFKGLTRDGKPISKTFNGDEKLMWDSVKIPKTVESIKVYK; from the coding sequence ATGAAGCCAATATATTCAGTATTGTTGACAGTTTTTTTAATACTGTCTTGTAATGTAACACAAAAAGTAAAAAATAGATCAGAAAGTATGACGGCTGAACAAATATTGGGTAACCCTCATTATCAGGCAATCAGTTATGGAGGTTACCGCCAAAAGAGCAGAGATATCCAACCGACCATTTCAGAGTTGAAGGAAGATTTAAAGATCATGTATGCTATGGGTTTCCGAATCCTGCGCACCTACAATGTCCATCTTGCTGAAGCAAGCAATCTCCTGAGAGCCATCAGGGAAATGAAAACTGAAAATCCCCATTTTGAAATGTATGTGATGCTGGGTGCATGGATCGATTGTAAAAATGCCTGGTCCCACCTTCCTGTTGACCACAATCAGGAAAGTGAAAATAATGAAATAGAAATTCAAAGGGCCATTGAATTGACCAACCAATATCCTGAAATAGTAAAAGTCTTTGCAATTGGTAATGAAGCTATGGTCAAATGGGCTTCAAGTTACTATGTTCAACCTTGGATTATCCTTAAGTGGGTCAATCATCTGCAGGACTTTAAAAAACAAGGTAAACTTCCCAAAGATTTGTGGATCACCAGTTCAGACAATTTTGCATCGTGGGGTGGTGGTAGCGATGATTATCATATTGATGACCTGAAAAAGTTGATTCAAGCTGTAGATTATATTTCTTTGCATACTTATCCTATGCACGATACGCACTATCACCCGGATTTCTGGGGAGTAAAAACTTCAGAATCATCATTGTCTGATAGAGAGAAGGTAGATGCTACCATGTTGCGAGCCAGAGATTATGCCATACATCAATACCAGAATGTTGTCAGGTATATGAAATCATTGGGTATCAACAAGCCGGTACATTTGGGCGAAACAGGTTGGGCTACTCAATCCAGTGAACACTATGGAGACACAGGATCCAAAGCCACAGATGAGTATAAATCCGCAAAATATTACAAACTTATGAGAGATTGGAGTGATACAAATAAGGTGACATGTTTTTATTTTGAAGCTTTTGATGAGCAATGGAAAGATGCAGCAAATCCATCCGGGTCAGAAAATCATTTTGGTCTTATCAATTTGAAATCTCAGGCAAAATATGCCATTTGGGACCTTGTGGACAAAGGGGTATTTAAAGGATTGACCCGTGATGGAAAACCAATTTCAAAGACTTTTAATGGTGACGAAAAACTCATGTGGGATTCAGTAAAAATTCCTAAAACAGTAGAATCCATCAAAGTTTATAAATAG